DNA sequence from the Malus domestica chromosome 11, GDT2T_hap1 genome:
acgtggttcacctagattggctacatccatggagtagaggagttctcattaattgtgaagggtttacacaagtacataggttcaagctctcctttagtaagtactagtgaatgatttagtacaaatgacattaggaaatattgtgagagaatgatctccttttatagaagagagtttctagctttgttctgactttgacacgtgtcgtgctgtgattggcctctgatgttgacacgtgtcgcgctatgattgacctctgatgtcaacacgtgtcacactgtgattggccttctggttggaggaaactcttgtggatccttgacggtataacgttgaccggtgctcattagtttcgggattgatcaagtatggtacaaacacaccttattgtgcctttatttatagtagtagggaaggttagtTCCTTATCCTTTTAGGATTAGAACTCTTAATacgtaatcaactcctaatagggatataagagatattccaagatctactaggatttacacaatcacatccctaatctaataggactgtaACCCTCAtctttgagtgtgtaaatactcaagtaaatggcgcatcaggtcttcaacgatgaagtaagtacagttgatgaagtcgtcgacacaatgagcaaatgcgagtctcaaatcaacggaagaatgcataaaataaaataaaaaaactcacaaaacctcgctatggtaaaacccaagataAGAGAAAAACTCATAGACaaaggagaaaagtgaaaagttgcattaagtcaaaactatacgtcttttggacgcaagtagaagagctcacaatggtatgatcagcccaggatgggcgcctcattaaaacctagttagctAGCAAAAACCCAgagggaaaaatgctcctaatcgtagagaaaaagagtacattaagatcaagtgagtatacttctggatactcctctgagtttgacataacttccaaatgagaacaacaagcattgcatatgatagtTAGGCATATCAATTCCTCGGACAATCTTCTGGAAGGctgacttcggcagtgacgtTGTGTAGAGGATGACAAGGTTGTCTGGGAAACCACATAAAAGCTTAAACTTCGGGTCATTAGGCTCGCCAAAAAGGCTTAGCTGCCATGAAAAGAAAGAGATAGATGCAACACTTGTCAATATTTATGTAGAGACAGATGATCTAGCATCTGTTTTCCATTCCAAAGATTGACAAGACCAACACAAGAAGTAGAACAAGATAGCAcatagacttttttttttttttcaatcgagCAACGGAAAGTACCTCAACAACCGCCCGAAGCAACCACTGGCATTGGTCATCAGAAATGCCATGACCCATTACACTTGCATGAAAATTTGAATGATAAAAAACCATAGAACCTTCGTTTGGATATCTCACGGCAACCTTGTCACACTCACTAGGACATAACTCATAGAAATATTACATGTTATTAGCTAGTTACAATAATTATGTATTAGATAGCgagaaaattattattattctaGGCATTGAAGCCCCAACAACAAGCACAAGCAGCGTacaaaactaaattacaagggCGCCGTTTATATTTACTCCTTGTGCCAGATAAAGCAGAGTAAGTGGACTGGGGGTACTgcaaattaagaagaaaaaacataaatgaCTATAAAAAAAGATTGAAAGACTGTTTCAAatctgatcaaacaaatcatctcaTAGATTGACATATTATTTAAACAATTGAATTCCTAGCGTAATTACTCACCAGTGGAAATGGAACTCGAACGTGAACGGGAACTAGAAGAACTAAAACGAGCCATAATTCTGGTTCGAGAATTCCACAagcattttaaatttaaaattgatcACTGGAGATGCTAACCCTTAAATCTCAAAACTGATCACTGGAGATCATTGTACAATGTACAGTGATCAACCGGTTCATTGTACAATGTACTATTTATGTAACAAATCATAATGTAACGAAGGCAGCCATTATGGACGCTATTCATGTAACAAAACTGAGATCGGACATCTTCGACACTAGCAAAAAACATAAATCATAATGTAATAAAGGCAGCCATTATAGACGTTATTCAGGCATGCGTTGATACTCATAACCGTGTTCACTTATCCATATTATATTTGAATATGAATGAGGATAAATGGTTGATACTCATAACTGTGTTCACTTATCcattaaattttaaaaggaTGAAACTTTTAAGGCTAAACTGCCAATTTGCCCCCAAAACTATCACTTGACTTTCGATTTCCtccctgaactttttaattggaaaattaaggacttaaacttttttttttgcctaTTTCCCCCCTACCGTTAATTTTTCATAGATTTCATCCAAAATAATGTTAACTCTTATCACGTGTATACCACGTGACTCTCTTTTGTGGACAAATAACGTTACTTCGCTAGACTTTCAGACACAAAAGctatagaatcacacatatttgcatatgtttatattttaaaaatctaaagttttcaattattttaaagaatgaaaCGACCGAACTATtctcacatgttgtgcacatgcttCTATCGAAAGCCAAGTGATAGTTCAGGAGGCAAATTAGCAGTTTAGCCTATTATGATTAACCGAGTGGGAGACTTAACCCACTCACACATgcctttaatgtagataatatcctTGTTACAAAAAACGATTATTTGTGCTATGCGATATTGCCTAATTATCTCCTCGTAACTGTTagaatttaaaatgaaaaatttataatattttatggaTACCGATACCGGCCCGGCCCGCTTGGCCCATGAAACAGAGTACTATCTTTAAAATCCGAGGAACCTTTTCCCCTTTCACCTTAGAGCAGCTCCAGCGGGAGCTCCTGCTCGAGGGACAGGCTCTGGAACAGGGCTTGATTGCCCGAGGGAGGAAGTCCAGCGTTGGCTGGCGAGGGAGCCCGAGCACCCCCGAGCGCCAGGCCCGTCGATTCTCGCCGGCCCGAGAGCCTGAGGTGGGTCTGACGTTAGCTGACGTCAGAAGcctgttttaatgttttttttttctgtcgagCCTCGAACTCCTCCAACATCTCGCCGATCTCGTCCACTATCCCATCCTCTCCAGCTCCAGCGGTGGTCACggtggaggaggagaaggagctgACGGAAGATTCGGAGCATGCGATTTCGGCACCAAAATTGTGATCTGATGATGCATgcaagagaatgagagagattaaagagagagagaggtttcaGAAATGAGGGGGGTTGCgtcgtagagagagagagagagagagagagagagagagagagagagagagagagaaaggagagacaGAGGGCTAGGAAACATGAAGAGTGTTCTggaaaaaaatgagagaatGGTTGTCGGTTGAGTTTGGAAAAATGAAATGGAAAAGGaataggaaaaaagaaaaaggaaaacaattaaaaatgattttgtattattttataaataaaaaaaatactaatattttattgccaattgcCCCGGCTATTCAGtgcaggggtggagatgcaaaagacaatTGCCAGGAGAATGCACTATTTATTAAGGGcgattactgttcattgggtggattaaatagtgaatagcctggggggagggctcctacactggagttgctcttagggTTTGTGTTCAATGTCCGCGGAAAACTCCAAAGCCGAAGCCTCGCTCATTCTTTCTCTGCGGgtatgaaaattcaaaattcaacctcttactttgtttgttttaattgttatgattttttttttctaaattttttctttctgtttgctTTGGATCTCAATATCTCAATGCTTACCCGTTGGTTAGGGAGTTTAACATGTAATTCACAAATACACAGAGGCAGgggattttaaaaatatattccCAGAACCCTAATTTGgggttgtttttatttttattttttaccgtTCGTATGTTTCATACTTTATGGGATAACAAGATTTATTATTGGGCGTGGACAATTTAAATTCAGCCTCAGTAAGATCGATCTTTTGTATTCACTTTGGATTATGCAGCTTGTTGTGTCTTATGCTCGCTTAAAGTTAGCTTTCGTTCATCGGTTTGGACTCCATAGTAATCCAATTGAGCCGCGGGCTATGGTTTTCTTGCCATACACGTTTTGGGATATATCTGGAATCCTACACCAGTAGTTTGATGATCACGCCGAGTACCCCAAATTGTTTTTAACTAAAATTGTTAGCATGCGATGCGAGTTTGATATCTATTGTAATTGCCGGTCCTTGCGATCAGTTTTGAGATTTAAGGGTTAGCATCTAATTCTGTAAGGGTTAGCATCTAATTATGTCATGTCTTTGTCGCGTGATTGAATCGTTTGGAACagttttctttttccatttatATTCTCGTTTTGTTTCAGTATGTAAGCCTTTGTCTTATCTCGCAGgaactaaactttaatttgtaaACTTTTAGTTGGGACGGCTTGTCGAATTCTCGAACCAAAATTATGGCTCGTTATTATACTTCCCGTTCACGTTGGGGTCCACGTAGGGGTTCATGTTCGAGTTCCATTTCCACTGGTGAGTAATTACGCTGATATTTCGATTGTTTAAATAATATGTCAATCTGggagatgatttgtttgattagAATGAAACAGCCtttcaatcttttttttatAGTCATTTATgctttttcttcttaatttgcAGTACCCCAATCCACTTACTCTGCTTTATCTGGCAAAAGGAGTAAGTATAAACGGCGCCATTGTAATTTAGTTTTGTACGCTGCTTGTGCTTTTTGGGGCTTCAATGCCtagaataataataattttctcGCTATCTAACACGTAATTATTGTAACTAGCTAATAACATGTAATATTTCTATGAGTTAGGTCCTAGTGCCTGTGACGAGGTTGCGGTGAGATATCCAAACGGAGGTTCTACGGTCTTTTATCATtcaaattttcgtccaagtgcAATTGGTCGTGGCATTTCTGATGACCAATGCCAGTGGTTGCTTCGGGCGGTTGTTGAGGTACTTTCAGTTGctcgattgaaaaaaaaaaaaaaaaagtctatgTGCTATCTTGTTCTGCTTCTTGTGTTGGTCTTGTCAATCTTTGGAATGGAAAACAGATGCTAGATCATCTGTTTCTACATAAATATTAACAAGTGTTgcatctatctctctcttttgatGGCAGCTAAGCCTTTTTGGCGGGCCTGATGACCCGGAGTTTAAGCTTTTCCGAGGTAGCCTATGGAAAGAGTGTGGCATTGAGGTGGATGTTGAGAATGGTTCGTCCAAGAATGATTCGACTTGCGCTAGTTCGGCTCAGGATTGAATAAAGATGAAGAATAAATGTGTGATTTTGGACCTTGGTGCCGACTAGTGCGTGTAGTTAGCTTTGTTTATAAAAGTAGTAAATCCACATGCAAAAAGGACCAATTTGCTTTGGATTAAGGTTATGTTGGGAGCTATCTATGAACTTTACTCATATGATCTGATATCAGCTATTCCTCATTTTTAAGTCTCCTATAATTTAACTTGAAAATATCATTTATTCTTCAAGTCGTATTTCATTTCTTGAGtattatcatatatatttatgaaaCAATGAGCATTAGGAGAAGAATGCATTACCTGCGCAAAATCAACTTTGGTAAAAATCTCAACTTTTTGCTTTAAGGAAAACAGGCATTTGGCCTTGGTTGTTTATTTATGAGCCATTTTTGGGTGGTCGTACACACATTTGGCTCACTAATGGATAATGGCGTTGAGAAGGAAAAGAGGGGTGTATGATGAGCAATTGAGCCAACTGAATTTGCAGCTGGAATCCACTCCTATTCAAAGTTTGGAGCCTGACTAGACCCGGCATTTTGGATCCGATCTGTTAACCTGATCCAAtccgttaatattagtatttaagtggatgcttaacaggtcgggtcgtTAATAggtgaacccgttaaataacgggtcactttgggtcaacatGTTAGCATCCGTTAGTTGAtgatgttttagtaatttcagtaaagtcttaacaacaaaaaataaactctgtgcaaataataataataataataataattgttaacgggtgaaatgGATGATctgttaacttaacgggtcgggttcagGTGAcctgttaacttaacgggtcggattGAACTCAACCCAAACCTAATAAatccgacccgtttacaggtctaagCCTGACAAATTGTTGCAAGCTTTTAAGGCAAAGTTTTACCAAGTTTTACAAAGTTCTAACTTCAGgaacttcctttttctttcttgtttaacTTTTTGTGAAATTATTTCCTTTAAAACAGCCAAGTTACATGTGCATCTATCTCACAACAATTTGGTTTGGAGCAACAAGCGCCTGTAAATCATGTGTCTTGGATTATCTAATAAATCATTAAAGCTTAATTACAGATGCAACAACGGCAAAGTAAACCTTAATTACATCCGAGGCAAAGTAAACCGTAAGTCATCTAAATGTATCAAAACAAATTAACAGTTTATCATGAATATGATATTTGGTACCTACACCGttgatttattcatatatttggaTGACTACATGATTCCTCATTCGAATAAATTTTTTGCATGGATGATCTTCAAATAAAGGTTGCAAGATTAAACAGTTCCAATTATGAAATTTACTGGTTGAAGATATTATTACATTTGCAAGTTGGGATTCACTGTATCCCTGTTCAAAGCAAACATTCCATTTTTGAGATATATTTTGAATTTCTACTACtctgatttatatgattatgtTCTTATCACTTCCAAGTTTGTACTAGTTGTTTGACATGATAAGCAGTGCAGTTATTTCGGCATTAGATCCACTTATATAGGTTGGCATTCGGTCATTTATCTGAACATCGACCACAAGATGCTTGGCAAAGTTGAGTTGCAAACACTAACCTTCCTAGAAATAAAAGTTAGTGCATGTGCATAGCTCGCATCCAGCTTGCCAGTTGTCTCAGACTCATCTCGCAGCATTGAATAGATATCACCGACAGGATCCCCCGGCCAGATTCTGGCGATCATCTGAGTACAAAGAGAACTTCGACATATGCATCAGCCTTAATGCCTCATCCACATCAGATTGAGCCACAGTTTCAGAATGTCGGAGTCTTGCCTGTAAGCAAAAGAAGTTAGTTTGTCTGTTGAGCAACCCATCCAACAAACCCAGAAAATCTCTTTTATCTATAATACCCAAAAATAGTATATGGCATTTGTTAAAACTAGATTTCCATGCAAGATATTTCTTCCTCTACTTATGGATGGCATTTCTTGAGCAAACCATCAAATGGGTAAAATGTGGCACGAACAACATACTCATACATAATTTACCCCTTTACAATTCCAAcctacactactacaaaaggacCTTATAGTGTCAGTGGATGGTGTCGGTTTAATCTAATATAGTAGCGAATAAGATAGTTGCGACACTAACTAAACATGACGTCGGATTTACTGTCGCTTATAACCGTCATAAAATACTGGtgtcgcttttaaaccgacATACACATACATTGTAATATTTTAAATActggtgtcgcttttaagcgacataaagtatGAGTGTAGGGACAAACGATTGGAAGAGCTTTTTCAGTCAGTGTtggtgtcggttttaaccgacgcaaAAGTTTCCTTATTCTGACGCCACATCCAAGTGCACTGACATGTCAGGCTCACGTCGGTTTGAACCGACGCAAACTTGTCCTATTTCGAGGCCACCTGCTACGACTGTCAAGTCTGTCAGGGAcacgtcggttttaaccgatgCAAACTTGTCCTTATTTCGACACCACACAAACTTGTCcttattgtttttaaatattttaaagcgTGCGTCGGTTCTGAGCgacatagattttagtttttttttaaatattctaAAACCCGGTGTCGGTTGTAAGCAACATAATGATGATCTTTATATACTCACCCCCgtgtttttttcttcctctcttgcatttttcttatttgttcttccaaTTTCAAACCCTCCCCTTGTTTTCTCTCTTGCAcctttcttatttgttcttcctACTTCATTTGTTCCGTCTTCACAACAATAAGTGTTTCTTTcttctaatatttttattttctccacttatgtttaatttttatgtacaatttatttttgtaggGAATTTATTTGAGCTGGTTGAGTACATAAAGATTTGATCGACGACGGAATTCTTCCATAATTCAGGTTTCTAtcactaaattctttaatttttaaattgtataatacacaagtttatttatttaaaagttctaatttaagtagttagataaatttctactatttttgttaaattaataaatatttagtcaaattaattaattttgtcacttgaattgttatgagaaaatggaaatgaatAATAGTTATAAGCGTTTATGTGAAATTGacatattaaatataacataaacttataatatttagtaatataagaatatattatgctaaattaatttgttttgcactctaattgttattttaatttgttgttattttaatttgtttttgttgttattttgataaCTTTGATAACTTTTGGTTGTTATTTACTAAAATGGATTAGATGAGCATAATTTTGataactttttgttgttattttaattttttttactataataggtgttgaaaattaaaagattgcAATTGTGATATAGTTCGAGGGTTGAAagatagaaattgaaaattctaatagttaTGCCTACATGATAGAGATTGAAAGATTGTAGGCATCTTAGTGTCAACGTAATATTTTGTCCTCGTAAAGTGGTAAAACATGGACAGGAGTTGGTTGACGATAACTCGAAATTTGGAAGCTTATACAGctggaattaatttgtttttggaccAAGCAGTTGCAAATGGTGTTGGCCCTGATAAGTTTAGATGTCCTTGCAAAAGATGTTGTAATCGATATACTTTTGTTAGGAACACCGTTGTTGAACATCTCATattgtatgatatggataaagatTATAAAAACGCTTGGTGGCGACATCATGGTGAGAAAAACATTGGAAAGCAAAATATTGGTGGCGACATCATGGTGAGAAAAACATTGGAAAGCAAAATATGGCAAtcagagaagaagaaacaggagATGAGGTGGCTAGTATGCATGATTTTCTTAATGATGTATTTGTCCAACCATTAACAGATGAAGGTGTTGGGCCGTCTACTGAACCCCCTATTGGGGATGGGCATTCATAAGAGGTGGAGACTTTTTTTAGGTTGCTTGAAGAGGCAGATCAAGATTTATGGCCAGGATGTAAAAAGTTTAAGGAATTGGAAGCAGTTGTAAGACTATATTAGATCAAGTGTTTAGCGGGAATGCCAAACGAGATGTTCACCACTTTACTGGAGTTAATTAAAAGAATGTCGCCTAAAGGGGATTGTTTTCCGGAATCCTGTAATAAGgcaaaaaaacttataaatgaCTTGGGTCTGACGTATGTGAAAATTGATGCATGTCCCAATGATTGCATGATCTATTGGAAAGATACTTCGAAGTTGACCGTGTGCTCAGTTTGTGgtgaatcaagatataaaattACCAACGCAGAGGATAGCTTGAGAAAAAAGATCGCAGCTAAGGTTATGtggtattttcctttaaaaccacAATTGCAACGATTTTTTATGTCGAAGCATACGGTTGAACATATGAGGTGGCACGCAATTGAAATGTCCTAAGGATAAGTTTATGAGGCATCCTTCAGATTCTCCAGCATTGAAGCATTTGGATAATTTATATCCGGATTTTGCGTCAGAAATTCGAAATGTCATATTAGGGTTGgccagtgatggatttaatcctTTTGCGAAAATGAGGCATGACCATAGCACATGGCCTGTGGTGCTTTCTGTTTACAATTTACCGCCCTTGATGTGCATGAAGCAACCAAATTTGTTGTTGTCTCTATTAATACCAGGACCGCGCAGTCCTGGTAAAGATATTGATGTATACATGCGTCTACTGATTGACGAGTTGAATGAGTTATGGGATGTGGGCACTCCCACTTATGGACTATAAGTGATTTTTCGGCTTATGGAATGTTGTCAGGATGAAGTACACACTATGTGGCCAGCCCTATCGCTGGGTTCCAGACACTTTactgctttggcatgatcgaATAGGACAACCTGGACGAGATATTATGCGCCATATCCTCAAAGCA
Encoded proteins:
- the LOC103449192 gene encoding uncharacterized protein, whose protein sequence is MARYYTSRSRWGPRRGSCSSSISTVPQSTYSALSGKRSPSACDEVAVRYPNGGSTVFYHSNFRPSAIGRGISDDQCQWLLRAVVELSLFGGPDDPEFKLFRGSLWKECGIEVDVENGSSKNDSTCASSAQD